Below is a genomic region from Rhododendron vialii isolate Sample 1 chromosome 5a, ASM3025357v1.
AACTCTGGGGAGATTACGCCATGGAACCATGGCCCCAAGTCACAGCCGTAATGCATAAGAGAGGCCATGCCTAGAGTACGCCTAAAGACCCGCTTCAATATTTCTGTGCTCATTACTTTGCTTCCTTCATTCAAAATCCAGAGCATCAATAGTGCAAAACATCTCTCCAAATATTTGTTCTGTTATCACTTGTTGGCATTGAGATTATAACCCAAGTTCTAATAGAACTTTGTACTTCACAAAGCGAGACAGTCGCAACAACCGTGGGCGTAGCCCTAATTGGGTGAagccacgtaaatctttgtaaGCTATTCAGGTTTTCTTATTGAATGATCTGCTTGCAATTACTAGGCTTTCATCCATTTCTGTATGATTCTTATGTGATTATTCTTCGATTCGTTCTTTATGTATCTATATCAATTTGTATCATCATCGATCCTGGTTAGGGTTCTGCATGTCCCTCACCAGTTAGGGCAGGTATCCAAGAGTTCCTTGTCTCGATTAAAAAAGAACCTTAACACCTAACCAAGCATTCTGTAgtaaaattttcttctagttcATTCCAATCAGGTCACCACCGTCCCCCTCACCACCCGATACCATCTTTcccaccaccgccacccccTAATGCCACCATGAATATACTGTTCCCACCGTCGCCTCATTTTGTACCGCAACCACATCTCACCAACTGCAGCAATCAGTTGATAACTACCTGTGTTAAATCCCCACTACCTCCACCTATTTTGCTATTCTTTGCAGGCTTGTTCCTGACGTAGACAAGGAATCAAAAATAGAACCCCCTTTTCATGGGTAAGTTTATTATAATCTGAGGTTTATTAGATAGATTTTGACCGGCAATTGAATTGGCATCTAAAAAAACCATTCATTTCATTATTCTATGGACAAAAGGAATATGAATCCCAGGATCCTGATGTTCCTGGGAATATCAGGCACACTTATTCCATCAATTGTGAGGCGTACACCCCTAAAGTTGCTAAAACATCTCAATAGAATACTATAACAACTCAATATAATACAAtaacaaggttttttttttttttaggtacaACGGTAAGGGGTGTGCGGACCAACTAACTTCGTACCTCATAATCCCCTCCCCGGTCCAGTAGAAGGCAAGTCATTCACACCGGAACAAGAGAATTtacaagaaattcaaaacaactggACTAACCCTTGAGGCTAATACTATAACATGGTTTGTAACACTTGCACTTTTTTGGAGACGCATAATTAATAACTGATGAATCAAATTGCACAATCACAAAGCAAAAGAGTCCAGAAAATCTTGCAAAGTTAACTTgaatcaacttttttttaaatcgaaAATTAAAAACTCAGAATAATCCAGAAAGCAACAAATTGACACATTCTGAATAGAGGAAGGAAGGAATTATACGGGCTGCAACAACAATTCTTCTACAAGGATACAATCATATATCAATGAAATATaaaatgttccaaaaaaaacctaattctAATGCGTATTGGATGTTGATACTCTTGATTTGATTCTCAAAACCATCTAATTTAAACCTATACAATAATAATTATGATTTAATGGAAGCTACCACAAAATTTACCACCATGCCACTTCTCAGGATGTACGTCACCGCCGAAACACTATTCTACATACTCCTTAGACCAAGTGATTCTAACCTACTCCTTGATATCTGAAGACAGAATGACCAACAAAACCCTGATGCAAAAATCATGGTGAAAATGTGGGCTCATGTGATAGAAGTTTCTTCAGAGTTTCATAGGTCATGAAAGCGATTCCTACACCGGGAACAACCTTGTAGTATTCGGGCAAAATTCCTCTGTACAAGCCACGCAGGCCTTCAGTGCGGAATATATGCTTAAATGTACCAAAAAGTCCAGTTTTATACACACGGGCTTGCCCAGCAGCACCTTCCAACTGCATTCTTCGCCTGACAAGATCCAAAGGGAATGTCGCTGCAAGAATTTAATTAAGCAGATATTAAGGTAACGAACAAATATAAGAATCAATTATTCCAGAGGTTTATCAAAGGATTGTGACAGGAACATAAGTTATGcagtattttttttgcaaatcaaaaaagaaaacataagttACGCCATTCTAATTGAGTTTGTTGTGAAAATAATTCCTAGCAAAATCTATATCTTATGCAGCAGTCATATGGTTCACCGTATAAAGAGCAAACCCATGTTAAATTTAAGTTATAAGCAAGTGGAGGACATGAaatccctccgtcccaatttaattgccCATGACCCCTCATACGTTAGTGGGTGGGGTGGTAAACTTAGATTGCGCCCACCTCCTCTTAAGACCGGGAGAATCCAACTTCTTAAGGAAATTCAACCATTGCACTAAAGCTTCAACTGTCCAAAAAATGGCTTCATTTCAAAAGAGAACGTGCAAAAAGGAAATTTATAGGTCTAGGTTAAAGaagtggacaaacaatttgggatgaAGAGAGTAGCATTTTTGCATAACTAATCCACAGTGAAGAATGGACAAGAGGCAAGGTCGTAGGGTGTATATACACACCTGTTGATGATGCAATGCCAGAAAGACTACCACAAGCAAGGCTAACCATGGCAGTAGTATCTTCAGGCCTAATGTCAAGATGCTAAAAATGTCAGAAAATCGTACATCAGAACACCACCAAGGAGCCAACAGATATAGCTTCACATATGACATGCCGGATTTTGATAGAAAGAACTATGGTGTTCTCACCTTTGAGAATGCCAATAAGACCTCGATGACTCGTAGACAGAAAAGCTTATTGCTATACTGGGTCCAACCCCCTGCATCACAAAGATTATCCAAACTCCAAAGTGAGGAGTCAAGGAAAGGCAGAGCTAAGTATGCACAGAAACACAACGGAAAGCTTACCAGCAATGTCGCCCCGAGACCTTTATACAGGCCCCAATAACCTTCATCTCTGCAAATAGTATGAATCGTGTGCCATATTCCTCGATAATAAGTTGTATTTGTCTGCATAGTTTACTCTAAATGAGCTCAAACAGAGTAAGAGAAATGAATTTAATCAACTAAGAACCTTAAAAGGATATCCGAAACACAAACCGCTGAAAAAGGAGGGgaaaagccaaaaaacaaaacaaaatggagaTAATTTGGCGGAAAGAACTTCCTTTAGGTAATAGCGAGATTGTCTTCAAGAAACCTGTGCATGTTACAATAGCTTCGAACCACAGGATCCGAGCAAGGTTCTCCACCATGAAAGTCAGAGCACATTACATAGCATCGCTGGGCAAAAGCGACTCCAAAAGGTACATCGTAAGAAATCTTTAATGACCAGAAGTTTTAACGGCTAAAAACAACTCACTCATTTTATGATCGACTCAACAATTTAACCCGCACTGCTGTTTACAACAACCGATTTTCTTCTAATTTCCTTGCAATTGTTTATCTAAAGGAACACATATAAAAATGCATGAAGTACAAAGTATACTGAAAATATAAGTGAACTTCATGCATTTGGTCCTTCTGTCCAGAAATGTTGTCGAAATTGGATGCTGATGAAAAGTACATAGTTATGAAGCAAATGCCAACAAACACCTTAGCAAAGTATCATACAGCACACTTAAGAAAATCAATTAGGAAACTCGGAACATATCGATTAGGCAACTGGCAAGTTATTATAAACTGAAAATTGTATCTGATCACGAAACTTTCCTAATTTTACCTGTGCTGCAAGGCGTGTTCTGACAAGATCCAATGGATAAGTGGCAGAGGCAGCTGTTATTCCTGCTAACCCACCACCAACGAAGTGCGCAAAAACATCTGCACTAGTACTACCCCTATGACTTTCCAATCCGGGAACTGATTTCAGAAACTGCACAAGGACAGGACAAGATAATTGACGCTGCTTCTATGAAATGACATGGTatttttttaacacaaaaaGGTAGTTTAACGCAGAGTAATTTTCACTGACACTTTTGTAGCGCTCATAAGCATAGAAGTTGACAGCAGAATAAGGAAGACGATGAACAATTGTAACTAAGTTTCCTTTCCAAAATGCTCTAAAGCCTTCTTCATTAACAATACGCAAAGCCTCGCGCCATATGCTAGGATTGCTCAATGC
It encodes:
- the LOC131326455 gene encoding uncharacterized protein LOC131326455 isoform X5, translating into MEARACVSSGEAVDGGGTSKFLQPHHRQHHPKKPSAQIGTVPQLLAGGIAGAFSKTCTAPLARLTILFQVQGMQSEAAALSNPSIWREALRIVNEEGFRAFWKGNLVTIVHRLPYSAVNFYAYERYKSFLKSVPGLESHRGSTSADVFAHFVGGGLAGITAASATYPLDLVRTRLAAQTNTTYYRGIWHTIHTICRDEGYWGLYKGLGATLLGVGPSIAISFSVYESSRSYWHSQSILTLGLKILLPWLALLVVVFLALHHQQAKNAVGRCCWASPCV
- the LOC131326455 gene encoding uncharacterized protein LOC131326455 isoform X4, whose protein sequence is MWKEYSLGQQFGLQIADFIVMQRYSTFVQGMQSEAAALSNPSIWREALRIVNEEGFRAFWKGNLVTIVHRLPYSAVNFYAYERYKSFLKSVPGLESHRGSTSADVFAHFVGGGLAGITAASATYPLDLVRTRLAAQTNTTYYRGIWHTIHTICRDEGYWGLYKGLGATLLGVGPSIAISFSVYESSRSYWHSQRPEDTTAMVSLACGSLSGIASSTATFPLDLVRRRMQLEGAAGQARVYKTGLFGTFKHIFRTEGLRGLYRGILPEYYKVVPGVGIAFMTYETLKKLLSHEPTFSP
- the LOC131326455 gene encoding uncharacterized protein LOC131326455 isoform X1; its protein translation is MEARACVSSGEAVDGGGTSKFLQPHHRQHHPKKPSAQIGTVPQLLAGGIAGAFSKTCTAPLARLTILFQVQGMQSEAAALSNPSIWREALRIVNEEGFRAFWKGNLVTIVHRLPYSAVNFYAYERYKSFLKSVPGLESHRGSTSADVFAHFVGGGLAGITAASATYPLDLVRTRLAAQTNTTYYRGIWHTIHTICRDEGYWGLYKGLGATLLGVGPSIAISFSVYESSRSYWHSQRPEDTTAMVSLACGSLSGIASSTATFPLDLVRRRMQLEGAAGQARVYKTGLFGTFKHIFRTEGLRGLYRGILPEYYKVVPGVGIAFMTYETLKKLLSHEPTFSP
- the LOC131326455 gene encoding uncharacterized protein LOC131326455 isoform X3 encodes the protein MEARACVSSGEAVDGGGTSKFLQPHHRQHHPKKPSAQIGTVPQLLAGGIAGAFSKTCTAPLARLTILFQVQGMQSEAAALSNPSIWREALRIVNEEGFRAFWKGNLVTIVHRLPYSAVNFYAYERYKSFLKSVPGLESHRGSTSADVFAHFVGGGLAGITAASATYPLDLVRTRLAAQTNTTYYRGIWHTIHTICRDEGYWGLYKGLGATLLGVGPSIAISFSVYESSRSYWHSQRPEDTTAMVSLACGSLSGIASSTGEECSWKVLLGKPVCIKLDFLVHLSIYSALKACVACTEEFCPNTTRLFPV
- the LOC131326455 gene encoding uncharacterized protein LOC131326455 isoform X2 yields the protein MEARACVSSGEAVDGGGTSKFLQPHHRQHHPKKPSAQIGTVPQLLAGGIAGAFSKTCTAPLARLTILFQVQGMQSEAAALSNPSIWREALRIVNEEGFRAFWKGNLVTIVHRLPYSAVNFYAYERYKSFLKSVPGLESHRGSTSADVFAHFVGGGLAGITAASATYPLDLVRTRLAAQTNTTYYRGIWHTIHTICRDEGYWGLYKGLGATLLGVGPSIAISFSVYESSRSYWHSQSILTLGLKILLPWLALLVVVFLALHHQQRHSLWILSGEECSWKVLLGKPVCIKLDFLVHLSIYSALKACVACTEEFCPNTTRLFPV